CTCTCATGACTACATATAAACTTAATTACTTCCCAAAGTGCCCAGCTTCGAATACTATTACACTGTGAATTAGGGCCTCAGCTAGTGAGTTTGGGAAGTGGGCACAAACTTTCAGTCCATAAAAttatatgacctagcaattccacttctagatatTTACTCCAGAGAGATAAAAACTTATGATCACAAAGCCTGTCCATTAATATTTATAGTGTGcacgtgtgttagtcactcaatcgtgtccaactcttttgcaactccatggactgtaaccccatgcaacctcaggctcctctgtccatggaattctccaggcaagaatattggagtggatagccattcccttccccaggggatcttcctgacccagggatcaaagccaggtctcctgcattgcaggcagattctttactgtctgagctaccagggaaactttatttaaaattgccCAAATCTGGAATTAACCCAAAAGTCCTTCAATGCTTAACTGGATAAACAAACGACACCTACAGTAAAATCTTACTCAACAATATGcagcaataaaatgaaatgaacaatTGAGACAGGTAACACCACCACAAATGAATCTCAAAGCTTTTATACTTAATGAAAGTTATGTAAAAGGTTAAATActttatgattccacttatattacACTCTGTAAAAGTCAAAACTATTTTGATGGATAATAAACCAGTGGttcttgaggagggcatggcaacccactctagtattcttgcctggagaaccctatggatagaggagcctggtgggctacagtccatcacaaagagtcagacatgactgagtcaacTTAGCATTCACACATGCAAACCAGTGGTGCCATGGGTTATGGAGTAGAAAAGTTGTAAGTACATCTTGAGGGAGATTTGTGGAATGATAGAACTAACCTATGTTATGATTTTGGTGATAGTTTCATAATTTATACATGTATTAAAAATCCTAGAGCTATCTGCTAAAAGCAGAActaattttactattattttaaaacttatttaaaaagagaagaaccccatgaaataaaaaaacaatagagaaaacaaacaaagcgAAAAGTTGTTTccttgaaagataaataaaattgacaaacttcaAGGCAacacatatacagaaaaataaataagactacCAATTTCAGGAATGAAAAAGGGGACATCACTACTGATCCTGTAGACAGTATATTAagggaatattatgaacaactttatgcTAATACATCTGATAGCTTATATGAGTTagataaattttttgaaagacaCTTTCCTTTATATCTCATTGAAATATAAATGAGACTACTTTCCCTTATATATCATTGACCATGAACTGAATCATATGACCATCTCTAGCTAGGCAAAGTGAGTTCATGGCAAAGGGAAACAGATAAGTCATGAATGGCTTAGCTCAATCACAACTTATTACCTATGGCTGAGcacagtgttgttgttcagttactcagttcagttcagttgctcagttgtgtctgactctttgtgaccccatggactgcagcacgccaggcctccctgtccatcaccaactcccagagctcgctcaaattcatgtctattgagtcagtgatgccatccaaccatctcatcctctgtcatccccttctcctcctgtcttcaatttttcccagcatcaaggtcttttccaatgagtcagttcttcatatcaggtggccaaagtattggagtttcagcttcaacatcggtccttccaatgaatatttgggactgatttcctttaggattgactgatttgatctccttacagtccaggggactctcaagagtcttctccaacaccacagttcaaaagcatcaattcttagggactcagctttctttatggtccaactttcacgttCATATGTGACTATGGAAAAACTATtgctttaactagacggacctttgtcagcaaaagaatgtctgctttttaacatgctgtctaggttggtcatagcttttctaaggagcaagcgtcttttaatttcatggctgtagtcaccatctgcagtgattttggagccccagaaaataaaatacgTCACTGTtgctattgtttccccatctatttgccatgcagtgatgggaccagatgccatgatcttagttttttgaatgttgagttttaagccagctttttcactctcctctttcagttgctcagtaatggccaactctttgtgaccccatggattgcaacacagaaggcttccttgtccttcactatctcctggagtttgctcaagctcatatccattgagtcagtgatgccatccaacgatctcatcctctgtcatccctttctcctcctgccttcaatctttcccagcatcagggtcttttccagtgagtcagtttttggcatcaggtggccaaagtattggagtttcagctttagcatcagtccttccaatgaatattcaggactgatttcctttaggatggactggttagatctccttgcagtccaagggactctcaagagtcttctccaacaccacagttcaaaagcattaattcttcggctttcatccttctttacagtccaattctcacatccatacaggaccactggaaaaacaatagctttgagtatatggacttttgtcagcaacataatgtttctgctttttaatacactgtctagttgtcatagcttttcttccaaggagaaagcatcttttaatttcatggctgcagtcactgtccatagtgattttggagcccaagaaaataaagtctgtgactgtttccattgaaagttaaagtgttagtcaatcagtcgtgtctgacactttatgaccccatcgactgtagcccactaggctcctctctccgtggaattctgcaggcaagaacactggagtgcgtagccatttccttctccaggggatcttcctgaccgaggaatcaaacccaggactcaGAAGATGGGGTTTCAAAACCAAGGTTTATAGTCCCTGCTCTCAAAAGAgtaaattagagaagaaaaactcattgtgattttatttactctctcagaaagaatgaagaatgaTAGAATGAATCCCAGGCAAAGGGTTTtgttaaattttaacatttttaatctgCCCAAGTACTTCTGTTTGATGTGTATGTTTTTAGTTTTCCAGCATTAATTAGATGTAAAAACACttaaagcaagacaaaataaaacaaaaatgccttgagctagcttttatttatttattgctttttaaaactttatttcgaCATAGCTATACTTACGGAAAACccaactgccagtgcaggtgacataagagatgcaggttcaatcctgggttgggaagatcccctggaggaggacatggcaacccactccagtattcttgcctggaaattccatgggcagaggagcctggtgggctgtggtccatagggtcacaaaaagttagacaagactgaagccacttagcacgcatgcaagcATACTTACAGAAATACACTCATACTGGTTAACAGAATGCAATTTAACTTATACTACACAATTTGGACCAAAAAACTTGGTACATGgcttgcttttaaaaagaaagaaaaaggattttcaatctggtttattttttatctattaCAAATGTATATACAAGATCCTCCATCAAATTCTGCTAAAGTACACAGCATGAACCTTGAGAAATTAAATTTTGGTTTGTCTCTGAAAAATAACATGAGCTAGCTTTTTAGAGTCACCAAAGAGAGAACAGTTGGGAAGAGCAGCCAAGTAGGTTGGTGGCAATAGCCaagtatgaaagaaaaaagtaaagatttcAGAAACTTCCTAAACGAAGAGAGACGAGTCATCAGAAGTAGCAGGGGTTTGGAGGGGCAAAGCTCCAGTCAGAGTAGAGGAGTGCTATACCATCAGCTGCTAACTCGTGAGCTTTCTCATTCACCAGTCCAGCAGACTGAGGGCTCTTTGCAAAGGGAACTTTCCCAAAGAGGCAGAAAGCTGAAGCCTGAGGATCTTGGAATGCTTCTGAAAGGCTGGACCTGCACTTCTAACACAGACCTTAAACAACAGGGCTCTTTCTTTGTGGTTTCTTAGGCCTGACATGTGACTTAGCAAAAGCAGCAATCTGAGCAGCCcacactttattcatttattcaacaaatatttaccgaGTTCTCTAGTCattccttaaggaaatcaactctgaatatcctctggaaggactgacactaagctgaggctccaatactttggccacctgattcgaagagctaactcattggaaaagaccctgatgctgggaaagattgaaggcaaaaagagaagggggtgacggaggatgagatggttggatggcgtcactgactcaatgggcatgaatctgagcaaactccaggagacagtgaaggacagaggagccggggtgctgcagttcatgggctcacagtCAGACCAGACTTGGCAACTGACCAACCACCGTGTAGCAGGCAGTCAATATCCTGGGATTACTATGTGGAGATACTGTGGTGAATAAGGCAGGCACAGTCTCTGCCTCTATGGGTCTTAtggacaaaagcaaaacaaacaaacaaaaaaatagagaagtGAATAAATGAGATCGCTTCTACCCAGTGCTATGAGAGAGGGGAGGCTTCCAGGAGGAAAGGTGGTCAGGAAGGCTGAGGATCCAGACCACAATGAGCCTATAGAGCtggagagtgggggtgggggcagggaacagACTAGTGGGGCCTTACAGGAAAATGTAAGGAATTTTTATGTCATAATTAAGACAGtaggggaagattcccctgaaggaggaaatggcaacccactccagtattttacctgaaaaatcccaaggacagagcagcttggccggatacagtccatagggtggcaaacacaatgagcaactgagcacaagcaggAGTAAGGCAGTTAGGGATCCATTAAACGTCTTTACATAGGGGAATTAAGTTGtctgatttctgtttttaaacgATCACTTTGGCAGCTGCTTTGTAATATAAACTGTCAAGCCTCAAGTCAGAAAATGACCACGCATTCTGCAAATTCAGTGTGAGCTCACTGCCAAAGCTCTTGGTTAAGAGTCTCATCTTGTTTCCCTGACAAGTAAACTGGTCATAATAAAGTTGTATGGCATAGCAAGTAGGAGGCAAAGGTGAGAGTCATGCCTTGGTTTCAAATCTTGTTTCCCACTCACCAGTTATGAGCACTCCGCAAGCTATTTACTTGTGCCTCAGTGAtctcagctgtgaaatgggaataacaaaAGTACTTACTATCTCAGCGTTGTTGTGAAAATGAAATTACATGTAAAGCACGGTGACAGTGCCTGGTACAAAGTAATTAACATTCATAAATATTCATAATACTTCTTTCAGAGAACTACTGTGACGATCacatgagataatgcatgtgaaaAGGCTTATGAAACCGTAAAGACTGTCTTAGTGGcagaattctttcttttccttgtctttcaaGCGGAACCCAGAAGGCTGCGATACCGGGGGAGGAAGGCGCGAGGCCAAGCGCAGCCTCAAAGCAGTCATTGTCGTTGGACAGCCCTTCCCCCGGCCCAGAGCACATCTCCATGGCAACGTGGGGCTTCGCCTCCCCCCCGCCTCCTGGGGCCCACAGACCGGAAGCAGTCCGCGCCGGGGGCTGCTGGGAAACGGCTCGTGAGCGGCGTTTCTGCGTCGGCCGAGGACAGCGAAGCGGCTGTGGTTCCCGAGCCCGAGGTTTGCGCGAGTTGGGGGGAAGGGTGTGAGAGACGCTGGCCTGGGGGCTGCAGACTGCTTGACAAGAGTCAGCGAAGAAGCCTGGCGGGAACCTTCCTCGGCTTCTCCCAGAGGCGTGGGGGACAGGCCGCGGTCTCCGTGCCCGGCACTTGTGGGACGGGCAAGGGAAGACGAAAAGCCAGATCGGGCTTTCAGCACCCTCGAAGAGTCCTCCATCCCTTGTGTCCTTCGCGACCCCCGACTTCCCCTCCCCCATCGGCCGGTTTTGTTCTATTTCGAGGCCCTGGCATCTCGCGGAGAATTCTGGGATTCTTCTCGGGCGGAGGTGGGAGTGGGCGGGCCTCGCGCGGGGCCTGCTGGGACTTGTAGTTCAGCTGGCCGCGGGCGGAAGTGCCGCGGCTCGTTTGCTGTTGTGGCCGGGTGGCATTCGGTCTGAGGAAAGCCGCCGCCGCGAGTGCAGGGAAAAGGGGCTGACGTCGTTGGGGTGGGGGCGCGGTTCGAAGCGGCACTCTGCAGGAGTGCGTGGGGAGGTCACTTGGGACCGGGCTCTCCGCCCAAAGACGGTCGGGACCGCGGACCTGCGCTCCCCGCAACTCCTCACATCCCACCGCCAGAGTGCTGTTTGAGAAcgtaaaaggaagagaaatgtctTTTCTGTAGAGTGCTTGAGCCGTAGAAAGGTAGGGTCTTGGAATAGAAACAGATCTGTAGGCCAAAGCTACGTGTTTATAAGGCCGCCACACTCCAGAGTATTTAATTAAACTTGTGTGTATGTTACCTGATAAGATCTTTTCTGATTCCTAGTTTTGGTAGGGTTACAGGAAGTTTTTGGAAATTAGCTTTCGTATTCTGGGGCGTATATGGGTACATTGAGCAGCTGCGTGGCTCATTCTTAACGGGTGTTGTAGACAATGGCATGGGCATGACTGTGCAAATACCAAGGAAAGGATCAGAAATAGCACAAGGTTTCCATGAACGTAGTAGCTGGGGAGATTGTGAGTCATTCAGTGTCAGCGGAAGAATCTGCACCACAAAGGTGTTACGAgagttcttttttccccctagaattTGCTGATTAATGCCTGTCGTTCCTAATTTAAAGGTATTTATGGTGTGGAGggtaactgaaaaataattaaattttatggCACATAGTGGTTCCTTTTTTCCAACATTATTATCTATTCCTGACCAAGTGAATTTTTTTAACGTGTATTTAAAGTCCTAGGAgttcttaaacatttaaaaaataactgttaaACGTTTtgtgaaaaaaagttttttttaacagATAGTAAAAAAGCAGTCCCTGCTTTTGAGATGACCTAAGTGTGTCAAGGAACACCAGTATTGAATTGTAGATAATGTGTTCAAGGGTCAGATGCATTTAGATAACACTGAGAAGGGCTGGTTCTTAACTTGGATTCTTTTGATTGTTGAAATAGGTTTTGTTCATAGGTTGGCAAACTTTATCTCTAGAGGACCAGGGTAAATATTAGGTTTCTCATGCCCTATAGTGCCtattgcaactactcaactctgctattGTAGTGTGAACAAATGAGTAAAATTATTTATGGAGACAGACGATTTAATTTCATGTCATTTTCACATGTAATGGAgtgttcttttgatttttttccaaccATGTACAAGTGTGAAAACTATTCTTAGTATACGCATTGTACAAAAATGGGCAGCTGGCCAGATTTGGTCATGAGCTGTAGTTTGCAAACTTCTAGTTCAGGTTATTGATTGGCATTTTTAATCTagtaaaagaacacatttttatttcctttaatcagTCTGTGTCCAGGTTCTTAGAATATTTAGtcatttataaatttttcatttcttgtgCCTCAGGAGTGCCTGTGAAGAAAACTGGGTATTTCCCTAAGGTATCTTGCCTTGATTGTCTTTCCTTGAAGTATCACAAATCAGGATGTCTGCACAGTCAGTGGAAGAGGATTCAATACTTATCATCCCAACTCCagatgaagaggaaaaaattcTAAGAGTGAAGTTGGAGGAGGATCCTGATGGTGAAGAGGGGTCGAGTATCCCCTGGAaccatcttcctgacccggaggtTTTCCGCCAGAGGTTCAGGCAGTTTGGATACCAGGATTCACCTGGGCCCCGGGAAGCTGTGAGCCAGCTTCGAGAACTTTGCCGTCTGTGGCTCAGgccagagacacacacaaaagaacaaatcTTGGAGCTGGTTGTACTGGAGCAGTTTGTTGCCATCCTCCCCAAGGAGCTACAGACTTGGGTTCGAGAGCATCATCCAGAGAATGGAGAGGAGGCAGTGACGGTCCTGGAGGATTTAGAGAGTGAACTAGATGACCCTGGACAGCCAGTAAGTTTCCTGTTAGGAGTACTGGCGTAGCAGTATTCACAGCTTCTGAATTAGTTCCACTCAACTAAGTTAGAATTATGTTTatgcttcccctcccccccctTCATTATTTATGCTGCTTTGCCCTCTAGGCCTCTGCAGCATATGTTTTGTATGATTTCTTTGGTGTGTGTTTTAGTTTTGATTCTCATCAAATTCCTTCTCAACTGAACCAATTCCTATCATTTCCAGGTTTCTCTTCGTCGACGAAAACGGGAAGTGTTAGTGGAGGAGATAGTATCTCAAGAAGAAGCTCAGGGATTACCGAGTTCTGAGCTTGATGCTGTGGAAAACCAGCTGAAGTGGGCATCCTGGGAGCTCCATTCCCTAAGGCACTGTGGTGAGGACCGGAACTCCGTGTGGGCTGGAGAGTGAGAGTGTGGATCTTTTGTCCAGAACTCTGCGTATTTTtactgggagcagggagggagaatAATCGCCTTCACCTGATTGCTTAGACATAGACACATTGTAGGATTTCTATTCTTATGTGATAACAGTTGGTTTGCTAACCTTGAGTCTTTTATTCTTCAACATAACATCATCaaccttttctttgcttttatgtcTTTCTTTGAAGGCCTGCCCATTTCTGGTGGGCATTTGACTTACTCTGAGCCATAACCCACCTCTGTGGCTTATTTGCCACCTGTTTCACATCCTTCCAGTCTCCTACCTAGTCTCTCTGGTATAATAAGCTTACTTCTTCAAATCTAGTTTTTTTTGTTATCACCAGAATCTTTTCGTATTttcagcttttttgtttttttcttcaacataagtacagaaaaattaaatggaaagatCGTTCACTAATGCcgttctttcccagcatcttggCAGTTAATGCCACATACTTACTTATTTTGATACAATCCTGTATATTCCTAAACCTGctagatttctttttcatatttatagaaattaaaatgaaattttgtttGTGGCTGCTTTGGGCATCATTTCTTGAGGCAGTTGAAGGTAATGCTAGTGCAAGCCAGATGAGTTCTGAGTAGGCTTCCCCTCTGGATTATGGGGTGTTCTTCTGTGcagtaaagtttgagaagcagcaTCTTTGGTTGTTGGAGGTGGCATCTTCCTGGGTGGCAAACTTCTCCTTTGCCTGAACTATAGAATAGACTTAATTCTTGCCTCTAAACTGTAGAATAGAATAAGTCTCACCTCATTTTAGCGTCTGGTCTTTACCACACTTGGGAACTAAATTCTTTCTGTGCCATTTGTCACCTTCACACTCACTCCTCTGTTATTCAAGTCTCCAGACCTCACTAATCTCCTCTGACTCTTCAGTGTCTCTTTGTCAgccttcttttctgtctcttaaTCATTTGTTACAGACTTTCTCACTATGTACAAGTTTTTGAGTGCTTCTGTTCACCCTTTAGTAACTGTTTATTCATCAAAGCTTGAAGTTTCAGGAAGGTCTTAGATGAGACTTGCTCATACCACTCCTGCCTATAGGTAGATGATGGTACCTCATGTTGGTAATTCAGGCTGTTCTTTCACTGTGCACATCTAACAGGCCTAGAAGTCACAGCTTATCTTAATACCATGACAAATACCAAATACAGCAAGTTGCTTTTACAGGAAAACTTCAGTCATTAAAAGAGCCTTGAATCTGGAAGTGTCATGTCCCAAGTTAACACAGGATGCTCCCAACTTACCTTCAGCTGCTTCTTGTTAGGACTGATGTATTCTCCTTGTAATCTAATCTTGGCTTTGACCTGCCTTGTCttgctcattttagaaaaattactgTCTGACAGATTGGTTACTTACACtttatattttgatataatttctCCCTTTTTCAAAGCAAAACAGTGTGATTTCCTGATGgcaaattttgatttatttttctcctggccTTAgctgcatctctgtgtctcctaaCAAACTTAGACTCTCTGAAACATCTGTGTTTTTTCCGCACTTTGATTTTTGACCACCATTGTGTAACCTACTCCCTGTGCTACCACTTACTAGGATACAGTCTTTTAATTCCTCATATGTTCCCATGCTCTCATCTCATTAACCTCATAatcagttgttttcatttttttcttttttgagactaGGCAGTATCATCACCAGTTTCATGGTGCTGTTTATAGACATATATAAGCTATTTACTtctagttcatttttttaaatatttttttttcttcagttgtcTGTCCTCCCAGAATAGGAAGTAAGTGATATctacattttctgtttatttcagaTGATGATGCTAGGACTGAAAACGGAGCTCTAGCTCCAAAGCAGGAGATTCCTTCAGCAGGAGAATCTCATGAAGTTTCCGGCACTCTCAATATAGGTGTTCCTCAAATCTTTAAATATGGAGAAACCTGTTTCCCTAAGGGCAggtttgaaagaaagagaaatcccTCCCGAAAGAAACAGCATATATGTGACGAATGTGGGAAACACTTCAGTCAGGGCTCAGCCCTTATTCTTCATCAGAGAATCCACAGTGGGGAGAAACCCTATGGATGTGTTGAGTGTGGGAAAGCATTCAGCAGGAGTTCCATCCTCGTGCAGCACCAGAGAGTCCACACTGGAGAAAAACCTTACAAATGTCTTGAATGTGGAAAAGCTTTTAGCCAGAATTCTGGGCTTATCAATCACCAGAGAATCCATACTGGGGAGAAACCTTATGAATGCGTTCAGTGTGGGAAATCCTATAGTCAAAGCTCAAATCTTTTTAGACATCAGCGAAGACACAATGCAGAAAAACTTCTCAATGTTGTGAaagtttaagaaattaaaaaaaaaaagtcagcactCAGGTCTTTCTTCTGAAatgaagacaaaattaaaaacatgaaatgacaTAGTTTTCCTATAGACTGTTAGAAAATCCACTGGGAAATGTAGAAAATCTTCACCCATTATTATTATCTTGAAAGGAATGGTGTCATACCTGCctagaaactgaaattttaaacttAATTCAGGTGTTAATGCCTAATCTTCCATGTgatatttcttattatttttcctaATGATGAACTACCTGATCTTTGTCCCTTTGTTACAAAGTTTGCTTCTTAGACAGATACATTATTTGTGTTGGTCATCAAAATGTTCTTTGCAAGGATACATTCCCTTCTGCATTGAAAAACAACATAAGAATCACAAAATCTGAAAACTGAAACCACTTTTTCCAAATTTACCTGTTTCCTTTTACCTAATTTGAAtatgaatttttgaaaatagaagATAAAAGGTGACCAAAAACCAGAGTGAAATGAGCCTTAAAACTCAGATAAGAAGTGACAGTTGATAAAACGTCAAAAAGTGAAAGGGACACCTAGATTGGGGAAGACTGACAAATACTTTGATCCAAGAATTGAAATATATCAAGAATTTATTCTAGGTATAATTATCTGCCTGCTGGAAAACTCAAAAATAGCTCATCCTACCTGTAATTGAGAAGCAACCCACTCATGAAAATAATGTCTTCTCTTGTATCATTAGAAAGTGAACAGTCTAAACAAACAGTTGTAAAGCTTTGAAGGTAGAAATTATAACACTAGGGGAGGATCTGTAGTGAATGGCAGTGTTGAAGGGCAAATGTAAACGAGTAATGGTCTGTCTTGacttttagaaaacagaagactTGAAGATCTAAGTCGTcgttatttttccttcatttttgttGAGGACAGGAAAATCCCTGATAGGTGAGGAACAAGGTATCAGGGTTTTGATTTTACTCTTGGTACAAAAGGGTTGAACACCAAGCTAACAGAGCAGCCATGcgtttattattaaattttctaCCAacaaggcactgtgctaggtactgTAACCCTGCCATGGGGAGGTAGGTATTCTTCCACTGTAAATCATTGGGGGTTGGTATAAAGCTGTTTCCTGTGAGTTAGCCTCTCCCCCCCCGACCCCAGTCTAAGCAGTCCTGGGATGGGGGGTCACCTCTGAGATTCCTAGAGCCATAGTTCTCTTACCAGGGTGTTGTATTGGGGAAAGGAGGACTCAGCTCAAAGAGCTAGCCAGCTTGTCAGCAGTCTTCAGAGGTGAGTCCAAGATAATATCACAGTTTGGAAGTTTATGggtcttttattaaaaaaaaaacaaaaactaatcaATCTCTAGTAGTATTGAGGTTGTACTTAACATATTAAGTTGAATGGATTGTtctatttaaaaaagaactagGCTATTAACAACTAGTTTATTAATTGTCAGAGTTGGTggagctttttttaattttaagtcttaacacattaaaaaaaatgtataaaagtaaTAACATTGTAGTAGTAGGATTATATACTCCTTGGTTGAGAATCCCAAATACTGTGGTTCTGTTTAGTTGAAAACTCTGGAAgttaaaatatatagaatatgaGAAAAGGCTTTTTTATAGTGGGCATAATTGTGTGGAAAATGACCCATGTGAATAAAAATATTACGTATTTCCAGAGTTTTGGGTTACATCTGGTGCTTGgatcaaattaaaaaatggaaggtGTGATTTGCATGAgcctgttaaaaagcagagtaaTAAATGCAAGGCTAGCTGGTGGAGAAGTGAGGCAGAATGGAGCTTGTTTATAGAATTTTTTGATAATTATAAGAAATGTGCTTTATAGATTaagatttattgaagtataaataTGTAGTAATGATATAATGTATTTTAAGTTATACAAGAATATGTAGGGACTTTTGTTTGGGTCTTTTTCTCTTTGTGGCTGAGAGGAAACAAGTCAGTGTCCAATAAAGCTATGAATTCCTCTGCTCTAAGATAAACCGGTCTTGGgttgattgatttatttataaCTGGCTTCTTTCCAAGTAGGTTCTGAAGTGGCATATTTGGAATACTGCTGGGATGACAGAATTCTTTTATCAGAGTAGGTAAGAAAGGAGTAACCTCTTGGTGGCTAGAGTTTCATGGTTTTTTAGATCTTCTCTTTTCCTGTATACAAAGAAGCTTCCCTGAGGTACATTTGTCATAAATGCCAAAGATGTTTGGTGTAATGTGCGAACTTAGAAAAAAGTATTAGAGTTGGCAAATGTGAGTTTGTCTTGTCATCTCTGATACCTGTGTGTTGTTTAAGAAGGATTCTGAGACTAAGGCAAGGCTCTGGGGGGAAAATGGACTGGACCCCAGAAAACTGGGTGATGATACACATTAAAAGGAAATGATTGTCTTTGTAGTCCCTGTCTCTGGTTATCTATTCAGTGCTTTATGATTTCGTCTGGACTTTCATTGATGTCCACTCAGATGATCATAGTTGGCAATTCTGGGGGGTGCCCAGCCTTTGATGAAGTGGTGATCTAGCATTGCCAAGCAGTGGCAT
The Ovis aries strain OAR_USU_Benz2616 breed Rambouillet chromosome 23, ARS-UI_Ramb_v3.0, whole genome shotgun sequence genome window above contains:
- the ZNF24 gene encoding zinc finger protein 24 isoform X2, which gives rise to MSAQSVEEDSILIIPTPDEEEKILRVKLEEDPDGEEGSSIPWNHLPDPEVFRQRFRQFGYQDSPGPREAVSQLRELCRLWLRPETHTKEQILELVVLEQFVAILPKELQTWVREHHPENGEEAVTVLEDLESELDDPGQPVSLRRRKREVLVEEIVSQEEAQGLPSSELDAVENQLKWASWELHSLRHCGGSVVKNSPAKQEMQVQPWVGKSPWRRKRQPAPVFLPGKSHGQRSQSSGSGDLRWLLILGMPTSLSQRPLFILSLVRHLVYSLLLV
- the ZNF24 gene encoding zinc finger protein 24 isoform X1 yields the protein MSAQSVEEDSILIIPTPDEEEKILRVKLEEDPDGEEGSSIPWNHLPDPEVFRQRFRQFGYQDSPGPREAVSQLRELCRLWLRPETHTKEQILELVVLEQFVAILPKELQTWVREHHPENGEEAVTVLEDLESELDDPGQPVSLRRRKREVLVEEIVSQEEAQGLPSSELDAVENQLKWASWELHSLRHCDDDARTENGALAPKQEIPSAGESHEVSGTLNIGVPQIFKYGETCFPKGRFERKRNPSRKKQHICDECGKHFSQGSALILHQRIHSGEKPYGCVECGKAFSRSSILVQHQRVHTGEKPYKCLECGKAFSQNSGLINHQRIHTGEKPYECVQCGKSYSQSSNLFRHQRRHNAEKLLNVVKV
- the ZNF24 gene encoding zinc finger protein 24 isoform X3 encodes the protein MSAQSVEEDSILIIPTPDEEEKILRVKLEEDPDGEEGSSIPWNHLPDPEVFRQRFRQFGYQDSPGPREAVSQLRELCRLWLRPETHTKEQILELVVLEQFVAILPKELQTWVREHHPENGEEAVTVLEDLESELDDPGQPVSLRRRKREVLVEEIVSQEEAQGLPSSELDAVENQLKWASWELHSLRHCGGSVVKNSPAKQEMQVQPWVGKSPWRRKRQPAPVFLPGKSHGQRSQLSS